Within Amycolatopsis sp. cg5, the genomic segment ATGACCGCGCCGAGGTTCGAGGTGCTGACCGGGCGGCGGCCGCTGGTCTGGAAATACCGCGGCCAGGTCGTTCCCACGCACGGGGTGATCGGCACCGAGCTGGAGATCACCGAGTTCGACGGGAAGTGCGCCCGCGCGAAGGCCTGGCTGTGGGTCGACGGCAAACGCATCTACAGCGCGGTCGACCTCGGGGTCCGCGTCGTCGAGGGCGAGCCCGCCGAAGAGGAGGTGCTCGACGTGCGCACCGACACCTGGCTCGGCGACCACCGTCCGACGTGGACGGTCCCGGCGCTGCCGATGATGTCCGTCGTGGACCGGCTCGCGCCGGCGGCGGACGCGTTCGTGCTGGAGGACATCGAACTCCGGCGCTGGCTCCCGGCGACCGGGCCGATCCGGCTCAAGTCCGAAAAGGACGGAGAGAAGTCGGCATTGCTGGCGTGGCGTGACGCGACCACCCCGAAGCTGTCTCGCTTCGAACCGGTGGCCACCGCGACCATCGGACGGCCGGGCGAGCGGCCGCAAACGCTTGCGCCGCTTGCGAACGTCGAACCGGTGACCGATTTCTACACCTCCGGCTCGCTGTTCCACGGGCCCGCCTTCCAATACCTGACGTCGTTGCGGCGCGGCTCGAACGGCGCGTCCGGTGTGCTCGACGCGAGCCGGGGGACTGTCCCTCGTGGACGGTTGAACCAAGGGCTGCTGGACGCGGCGACCCACGTCATTCCGCACGACAGCCTGTGGCAGTGGGTCAGTTCGATCCCGAGCGGTCAGGTCGCCTATCCGTGCCGGATCAGCCGCTTCGAGCAGTTCGAGCCGTTGCCGGACACCGGCGAGATCGAAGTCGAGGCCAGGTTCGCCGGGCTCGACGGCCGGTTCCCGCTCATCGATCTGCAGCTGCTCGCCGCGGGCCGGGTGCTGGTCGCGATGCGGCTCGTCGAGGTGCTCATGCCGACCGGGTCCTTCGGCACAGCGGCGCCGGAACAGCGCCGCGCCTTCCTGCGCGATCGGACCTATGTGGACGGTCTGGGCCTGTCCCGCACCAGTGCCGGCAGCACCACGCTCACCCGGTCCGACGTCGAGCAGTGCGACTGGCTCGCCGGCACGGTCGCCCAGGTCTACGGCCTGCCGCCCGCCGCGCGGGGCCGCGACCATCTCGCGCAGATCGCCGTGCGCGACCACGTGGCACGCCAGGCGCGAGTGCACCCGTCCGCCGTCGACCTCGGCGAAGACCCGCTCGTCGCGTATGTGGCGGGCACCCCGTACCGCGTTGAGCTGGAGCAACGCCCCGAAGCCGTGATCGTCCGCACTTGACTCATCCCCCGGAGGCTCCCGTGACCGAGCACATCCTTGCCGCGTTCCAGAGGCTGCGCACGGCCGACCCGGACCGTCGCCTGTTCACCTTCGTCGACGAGAAAGGACAGAACGAGGCGAGCCTGACCGCACGTCAACTCGGCGAGGCGGCCGACCGCGTCGTGGAAGCCTTGGGGGAGTGGGGCTTCCGCCCCGGCGATCGGGCGATCCTGGTCTATCCGCCTTCGCTGGACTTCGTCGGCGCGTTCCTCGGCTGCCTGGCCGCCGGGGTGCTCCCGGTGCCGGTCTATCCGCCGAACCCGTTCAAGCTCAAGAAAGATCTCGCGACCTTCACGGCCATTGTGGACAACTCCGGCGCCCGTGGCGCGCTCACCAGCAGCCTGTACGACCGCTCGCGCACCGCGGGCACGGTGACCAGCTTCTTCAGCAAGGACACGCCGAGCTGGCCGAGCCTCGGCTGGTACCGCACCGACAAGAAGAAGGCCGTGTCCGGCCCGGTGACCTGGCACGAGCCGGACCTCGGCGACCCGGTGTTCCTGCAGTACACCTCGGGGTCGACGTCGACGCCCAAGGGCGTGGTGCTGACCCACGGCAACCTCGCGCACGAGGTCGCCGCGAACGCCGCCGATCTCGGGCTCGGGCCGGACACGCGCGGGGTGTTCTGGGTGCCGCAGTACCACGACCTCGGCCTGATCAGCGTGATCTGCTCGACCATCGCGGGCAACGGGCGCACCACGCTGATGTCGCCGATGACCTTCCTGCAACGCCCCTCGGTCTGGTTCGACGTCATGTCCCGCGTCGGCGCCACGCACACCGCCGCGCCGAACTTCGCGTTCGAGCTCGCGGTACGCAAGACGACCCCCGCGCAACGCGCCGCCTGGAACCTCGGCTCGCTGAAAGTGGTCATGTCGGCCGCCGAGCCGATCCGCCCGTCCACTGTGGACGCCTTCTTCGCCGCGTTCGCGGACACCGGGCTCAAGCGCGAGATCTTTTATCCCGCATACGGTCTCGCGGAGACCTCGGTGAGCGTGTCGATGGGCGGGCGCGCGGAATTGACGGTCGACAAGTCCGCTTTGGAGAGTGGCAAGGTGGTGGCGGTGCCCGACGGGGTCACCTACCTCGGGTGCGGCCGGATCACCAAGCCGGGCGCCGTCCGGATCGTCGATCCCGCGACCGGCGCGCGCTGTGGCGACGGTGAGGTCGGCGAGGTGTGGGTCGACTCGCCGACCAAGGGCCTCGGCTACTGGGGCATGGACTCCGACGAGACGTTCCACGCGCGCGTCGACGGTGAGGACGGCGACTACCTGCGCACCGGTGACCTCGGGTTCTTCCACGAGGACGAGCTGTTCATCACCGGCCGCCTCAAGGACCTGATCATCGTGCGCGGCCGCAACCTCTACCCGGCCGACGTCGAGGATTGCGTCCGTGACGCGCACCCGCTCGTGCGGCCCGGCGGGATCGCGGCGTTCGCCGTCGACCACGAACAGGGCGAGCGGCTGGTGCTGTTCGTGGAGACCAGGCAGGACAAGGTGACCGCCGCCGACGTCGACGGCATCGTCGAGGCCGTCCGGCGCCAGGTCTACGAGGACCACCAGCTCGCGTGTCACGCGGTCGTGGTCGGCAAGGCGGGCACGGTGCGCAAGACGACCAGTGGCAAGGTGCGGCGGCTCGCGTGCAAACAGGCGTTCGTCAGCGGGGAGATCGAGGCCTCGGCCGCCACGATCCGGGTTTCGGTCCACCAGGAGGCATGATGCGGTTTTCGAACGGGATCGACGATCCCCGCCTGCTGGCGGTCGACGCCGACTTCCAAGCGGTGCTCGACGGCTTGTCCCCGCTGGTCGAGGCCGCCCGGATGGCACGCGCGCGCACCTTCCACAAGACCGCGACCACGGCCGCGGGCACGCTCAAGCTCAACGAAACTCTCGACCTGCCCGCGCATGATTTCCTGCGGCCAGGCAGGGAATTCGACGTTCTCGCGCGGTACAGCAACGGCGTGGAGAGCGACGACATCGCGCCGTCGATTCGCGGCATCACGCTCCGGCTGCGCGACCCCGGCACCGAGGAAGGACTGCTCGACCTCTCGCTCAACACCGGCGAGCTGTTCTTCCTGCGTACCGCCGAAATGTTCCTGAGGTACTCCAACGGAGACGCGGACGACATCGACCGCGAGGTCCCGGAGTTCAAGCGGAACGGCTGGCGGCTTTACCGCTATGCCAGCACTTTCGCCGATTACCACTACTACTCGCAGGTCCCGACCGGCTACGTCGCGGCGGACGGCACCCAGTACCTCGTGCGGTACCGGCTGCTGCCCGCGACCGGCGCGCCCGACACCGGGCATGTCGACTTCGAAGGCCGGGGCCTGCCGCCGGAGCCACCCGCCGAGAACCCGCGTGACCC encodes:
- a CDS encoding fatty acyl-AMP ligase; the encoded protein is MTEHILAAFQRLRTADPDRRLFTFVDEKGQNEASLTARQLGEAADRVVEALGEWGFRPGDRAILVYPPSLDFVGAFLGCLAAGVLPVPVYPPNPFKLKKDLATFTAIVDNSGARGALTSSLYDRSRTAGTVTSFFSKDTPSWPSLGWYRTDKKKAVSGPVTWHEPDLGDPVFLQYTSGSTSTPKGVVLTHGNLAHEVAANAADLGLGPDTRGVFWVPQYHDLGLISVICSTIAGNGRTTLMSPMTFLQRPSVWFDVMSRVGATHTAAPNFAFELAVRKTTPAQRAAWNLGSLKVVMSAAEPIRPSTVDAFFAAFADTGLKREIFYPAYGLAETSVSVSMGGRAELTVDKSALESGKVVAVPDGVTYLGCGRITKPGAVRIVDPATGARCGDGEVGEVWVDSPTKGLGYWGMDSDETFHARVDGEDGDYLRTGDLGFFHEDELFITGRLKDLIIVRGRNLYPADVEDCVRDAHPLVRPGGIAAFAVDHEQGERLVLFVETRQDKVTAADVDGIVEAVRRQVYEDHQLACHAVVVGKAGTVRKTTSGKVRRLACKQAFVSGEIEASAATIRVSVHQEA